The proteins below come from a single Thunnus thynnus chromosome 10, fThuThy2.1, whole genome shotgun sequence genomic window:
- the LOC137190614 gene encoding dendritic cell-specific transmembrane protein, with translation MLLSWIVIKQSLEDIGSLAVDVFTTGKRDGFKKTTIFLLTCCFSSFLISSLLFLYLLYTLDYETAAAGGIAGCFGTLLTVALFLSKRVRCLGTLFVISIFMKKSRNLLLTTGTSLVVLRNIRNTLENLTGLVRSMICNLKAKKASITAPFSNYIKMLKWLGNILKGITDLGVVNLDSQLKVSLKVESEEFKEKLTEAEQELNETVKYAQAIMNTVSSVTDRMFPAISFLILMMFIALHIKRYCNDMKHQNSFISSKFIHFDEKQKAEGKPHVLPLTPKEEKLYASIPSARPTTREGKAVLKFGIPVVSHFVAWVIFITVDALLYYFVDIVTTKLSEMEPFHVPLLLSIKGIATLIGIQFSEESHEKDFSYSVTLFEKKCLPKPKLLLYNSVIPLAAILLTLLIMALVAAKAAQLRLLVCEQFFAATAEQRVEYLHAKILRKRLKRRKEKTNNSVFTTLIIKPHFWCPLLFPSKEDRQSIV, from the exons ATGCTACTCTCATGGATTGTGATAAAACAGAGCCTGGAGGATATTGGGTCTCTGGCTGTAGATGTTTTCACCACTGGTAAAAGGGATGGCTTCAAGAAAACCAccatcttcctcctcacctGTTGCTTTTCCAGCTTCCTCATCAGCTCCCTTCTCTTCCTGTACCTCCTCTACACTCTGGACTATGAGACAGCGGCGGCTGGGGGGATCGCTGGCTGCTTTGGGACTCTGCTGACTGTTGCCCTCTTCCTGTCAAAGAGAGTACGATGCTTGGGGACTCTATTTGTTATCTCCATCTTCATGAAGAAGAGCCGGAATCTACTCCTGACCACCGGAACCAGTTTGGTGGTTCTTCGAAATATCCGCAACACTTTGGAGAACCTCACAGGCCTGGTTAGGAGCATGATTTGCAACCTGAAGGCCAAGAAAGCATCGATCACTGCTCCTTTCAGTAACTACATTAAGATGTTGAAATGGCTGGGTAACATACTCAAAGGGATTACAGATCTGGGGGTTGTAAACCTTGACTCCCAGCTCAAGGTTTCACTCAAAGTGGAATCGGAAGAATTCAAGGAGAAACTCACTGAGGCAGAGCAAGAGCtgaatgaaactgtaaaatatgCACAGGCCATTATGAATACAGTGTCCTCTGTGACTGACCGGATGTTTCCTGCCATCAGCTTCCTTATACTCATGATGTTTATAGCCTTACACATAAAAAGATACTGCAATGACATGAAACACCAAAATAGCTTCATTAGCAGCAAGTTCATTCATTTTGACGAGAAGCAGAAGGCGGAAGGAAAGCCGCACGTCCTTCCCCTCACACCAAAGGAGGAGAAGCTTTACGCCTCTATCCCCTCCGCCCGTCCCACCACACGAGAGGGGAAAGCTGTGCTGAAATTTGGTATTCCGGTTGTCTCTCATTTCGTAGCTTGGGTCATATTTATAACCGTGGATGCCTTACTGTACTATTTTGTTGATATCGTAACAACAAAATTATCAGAGATGGAACCATTTCATGTCCCTTTGCTACTGAGCATCAAA GGGATTGCAACTTTAATTGGTATACAATTTAGCGAGGAAAGCCATGAGAAAGATTTTTCCTACTCTGTGACCCTGTTTGAGAAGAAGTGTCTTCCTAAACCTAAGCTGCTGCTCTATAACTCTGTGATTCCACTGGCTGCCATCCTGCTCACTCTGCTCATTATGGCCCTGGTGGCTGCCAAAGCAGCCCAGCTCAGGCTGTTGGTGTGTGAGCAGTTCTTCGCCGCCACTGCAGAGCAGAGGGTGGAGTACCTGCATGCCAAAATCCTGAGGAAGAGATtaaaaaggaggaaggagaaaacCAATAACAGCGTCTTTACAACACTAATCATTAAG CCACATTTCTGGTGCCCGCTGCTTTTCCCATCCAAAGAGGATCGACAGAGTATCGTGTGA
- the dpys gene encoding dihydropyrimidinase — MAEPRGILIKGGKVVNEECSVIGDVYIENGKIVDVGLNLQIPAGVRVIDATGKLVIPGGIDTHTHMELAFMGTKAVDDFHIGTKAAVAGGTTMILDFVIPQKGKSLLEAYDCWRNTADPKVCCDYSLHVAVTWWSDKVKKEMEILAKEKGVNSFKMFMAYKDVFMLQDSELYAAFSQCKEIGAIAQVHAENGDLIAEGAKKMLSLGITGPEGHELCRPEEVEAEATQRAITIAHAVNCPLYVVHVMSKSAAKVVSNARRDGRVVFGEPIAAGLGTDGTHYWHKEWAHAAAFVMGPPLRPDPSTPGYLMDLLANDDLSVTGTDNCTFSVCQKALGKDDFTKIPNGVNGVEDRMSVIWEKGVHSGKMDENRFVAVTSSNAAKIFNFYPQKGRIAKNSDADVVIWDPKLTRKISAKTHHQAVDYNIFEGMECHGVPMVTISRGKVVYEDGRLKATPGHGKFVHRKPFSEFVYKRIQQREQVGKPTAVIRKPYEGKVISI, encoded by the exons ATGGCAGAGCCCAGGGGGATCCTGATAAAAGGAGGTAAAGTTGTGAATGAGGAGTGCTCCGTCATCGGCGACGTCTACATTGAAAATGGGAAAATAGTAGATGTTGGACTGAATCTTCAGATCCCTGCGGGAGTGCGAGTCATTGATGCCACCGGGAAACTGGTGATCCCTGGCGGCattgacacgcacacacacatggagcTGGCGTTCATGGGCACCAAGGCTGTGGATGACTTCCACATCGGAACCAAG GCTGCTGTAGCAGGAGGAACCACAATGATCCTGGACTTTGTCATCCCCCAAAAAGGCAAGTCTCTCCTGGAGGCCTATGACTGCTGGCGCAACACAGCTGACCCCAAGGTTTGCTGCGACTACTCGCTGCATGTCGCTGTCACATGGTGGAGTGACAAG GtcaagaaagagatggagattCTGGCAAAAGAGAAAGGAGTCAATTCCTTCAAGATGTTTATGGCCTATAAAGATGTGTTCATGCTGCAGGACTCTGAGCTATATGCTGCCTTCTCCCAGTGTAAAGAGATCGGAGCTATAGCTCAGGTGCATGCTGAGAATGGAGACCTGATTGCAGAG GGGGCCAAGAAGATGCTGTCCCTGGGCATCACGGGGCCCGAGGGCCATGAACTGTGCCGGCCGGAGGAAGTGGAGGCCGAGGCCACCCAGCGAGCCATTACCATCGCCCATGCAGTCAACTGCCCGTTGTATGTGGTCCATGTCATGAGTAAATCTGCCGCCAAGGTGGTGTCCAACGCACGAAGAGATG GGCGAGTGGTGTTCGGGGAACCCATTGCGGCCGGATTGGGCACCGATGGTACTCACTACTGGCACAAAGAGTGGGCCCATGCTGCTGCCTTTGTCATGGGTCCCCCCCTCAGACCTGACCCCAGCACCCCTGGGTACCTGATGGACCTGCTGGCCAA TGATGATCTAAGTGTGACGGGAACGGACAACTGCACCTTTTCTGTGTGCCAGAAGGCCCTCGGAAAAGACGACTTCACCAAGATCCCCAACGGAGTGAACGGCGTGGAGGACAGGATGTCTGTCATCTGGGAGAAGGGAGTG CACAGTGGCAAAATGGACGAGAATCGATTTGTAGCTGTCACCAGCAGCAACGCAGCAAAAATCTTCAACTTCTACCCGCAGAAAGGCCGTATCGCCAAGAACTCGGATGCTGATGTGGTTATATGGGACCCCAAGTTGACAAG GAAAATATCAGCCAAGACGCACCACCAGGCTGTGGACTACAACATCTTCGAGGGCATGGAGTGCCACGGTGTCCCCATGGTCACCATCTCCAGGGGCAAAGTGGTCTATGAGGATGGGCGGCTGAAGGCGACGCCAGGCCATGGCAAATTCGTCCACAGAAAACCCTTCTCTGAATTCGTTTATAAACGAATccagcagagggagcag GTGGGGAAACCAACAGCTGTGATCAGAAAGCCCTATGAAGGAAAAGTTATTTCCATATGA